The following coding sequences are from one Nonlabens arenilitoris window:
- a CDS encoding DUF5686 family protein, which yields MRYWPFILFLFSSIIVQAQQDVTPALEIIKASIANKDLNNPLKALNTFQYESYENLKIAGNPEAITGSGYKKTELRRTLLKTGVFLSEKTSDIVHDQSQGYKELITAAFMPGFDKPVYPIYNINFQSRNLYQDTYVVFDQHYINPVSNSGLNSYNYETIGDTIIENRKINIIGFAPIETSTSTLSGTIYIDQETSAIAKAHYNIFKNLRVETKHDYVYDSLHHLWYCSYSELFIKKTNNVKEIELFGGRFEVGTRKQEDIDRETDELYLIMKRYQKDFKTNRKVTFGQKGVSIEIPENSIDKPLSYWDTYRNEEPFTTQELANFMQLDSIVMAEKVTRKLEVIEKFKVGYYPVGFFDIDLKYLIKFNEYEAFRIGIGGTTNDKFSERWRVSGYGAFGTKDKVFKHNITLGYRISEENNTWLSAYKTDDINEFAGARFLTDARVYSLFEPRLINIPTFYLYKEYGVSLQQRLFPSVISEFSLSRKRISQTTNYVFAPDGNPFVNYVLSEATIAARWSPKSEFMKTPKGYQETIKGYPILSGQVTKGIQGLLDSDFNYLKFSGKASYTIHRINGSKTAFLLEGHYASGDVPLSHLFHAYPNSPTKDEVLQRFSVAGRNSFETMYFNEFFSDRIATLQMRHNFAPFHITSWLNPELVITSRYAIGDFNDTGDHLNIDFNRLNKGYTESGFELNKLIYGFGISATYRYGAYHLPQFSDNLALKFTFYLEI from the coding sequence ATGAGGTACTGGCCTTTTATTTTATTTCTTTTTTCAAGCATCATTGTTCAAGCGCAACAAGATGTCACACCTGCATTAGAAATAATCAAGGCATCTATCGCTAATAAGGATTTAAACAACCCTTTAAAAGCATTAAATACATTTCAGTACGAGAGCTATGAAAATCTCAAAATAGCAGGTAATCCTGAGGCTATAACAGGTTCTGGATATAAAAAAACAGAACTAAGAAGAACATTACTCAAAACCGGTGTCTTTTTATCTGAAAAGACATCTGACATCGTCCATGATCAGTCACAAGGCTATAAAGAGCTTATTACCGCTGCATTTATGCCTGGATTTGACAAGCCTGTATATCCTATCTACAACATCAATTTTCAATCTCGCAATTTGTATCAAGATACTTATGTCGTCTTTGATCAACATTATATTAATCCAGTTTCTAATAGTGGCCTCAATAGCTACAATTATGAAACCATAGGAGACACTATCATTGAAAATAGAAAAATTAATATTATAGGATTTGCACCCATAGAAACATCTACCTCTACCCTATCGGGCACTATCTATATAGATCAAGAAACTAGCGCCATTGCAAAGGCACATTATAACATTTTTAAAAATCTAAGAGTAGAGACTAAGCACGACTATGTATATGACTCATTACATCACTTATGGTATTGCTCTTATAGCGAGTTATTCATTAAGAAGACTAATAATGTAAAAGAAATAGAACTTTTTGGTGGACGTTTTGAAGTAGGTACTCGTAAACAAGAAGATATTGATCGTGAAACTGACGAACTCTATCTTATAATGAAAAGGTATCAAAAAGATTTCAAAACTAACCGTAAGGTAACTTTTGGTCAAAAAGGAGTTTCTATTGAAATCCCTGAAAATTCCATTGATAAACCACTCAGTTATTGGGACACCTATAGAAATGAAGAGCCTTTTACCACACAAGAGCTAGCTAATTTCATGCAATTAGACAGTATCGTAATGGCCGAGAAAGTGACTCGCAAACTAGAAGTCATAGAGAAATTTAAGGTAGGTTATTATCCCGTTGGATTTTTTGATATCGATCTCAAATACCTTATAAAATTTAATGAATACGAAGCCTTCAGAATAGGTATAGGTGGTACAACTAACGATAAATTTTCTGAGAGATGGCGAGTTAGTGGCTATGGAGCCTTTGGTACTAAAGACAAAGTTTTTAAACACAATATAACCTTAGGTTATAGAATTAGTGAAGAAAACAACACGTGGTTAAGCGCTTATAAAACAGATGACATCAATGAGTTTGCAGGAGCTAGATTCCTTACAGACGCTAGAGTATACTCACTTTTTGAGCCTCGATTAATTAATATACCTACATTTTACCTCTATAAAGAATATGGAGTATCATTACAGCAACGCTTATTCCCATCTGTGATTAGTGAGTTCTCGCTTTCGCGAAAGCGTATTTCACAAACTACTAATTATGTATTTGCCCCAGATGGTAATCCATTTGTCAATTACGTTTTATCAGAGGCTACAATTGCTGCCCGCTGGAGTCCTAAAAGTGAATTTATGAAAACTCCTAAAGGATATCAAGAAACGATAAAGGGATATCCAATTTTAAGCGGTCAAGTTACTAAGGGAATTCAAGGATTACTAGATAGTGATTTTAATTATTTAAAATTCTCTGGTAAGGCTTCATATACAATCCATAGAATCAACGGTTCTAAAACGGCATTTTTACTTGAAGGACATTATGCAAGTGGTGACGTACCATTAAGTCATTTATTTCACGCTTACCCTAATTCACCTACAAAGGATGAAGTGCTTCAACGGTTTTCTGTAGCTGGTAGAAATAGTTTTGAAACTATGTATTTTAATGAGTTCTTCTCTGACCGTATCGCGACGCTGCAAATGCGTCATAATTTCGCTCCATTTCATATAACATCCTGGCTCAACCCAGAATTAGTCATTACCTCGCGATATGCTATTGGGGACTTTAATGACACCGGTGATCATCTCAATATTGATTTTAATAGACTTAATAAAGGTTATACCGAGTCTGGTTTTGAATTAAATAAGTTGATTTATGGATTTGGGATTAGCGCAACTTATAGATATGGAGCATATCACTTGCCTCAATTTTCTGACAACCTAGCCCTTAAATTTACTTTCTATTTAGAAATTTAA